GGCCCCGGGTTGAGCACATGGAACTCGGTGGTCCGACGTGTCGGACCGACAGCGCGCCGCGCCGGGAGCACCGCGTGCGCAACGGCCTCCGCGAGCGGCTGCGGCGCGTACAGGCCGATCGATCGCACCACGCCGTGCTGCTCGTTCACGAGCGCGGTCACGATCACATCGCCTGTCGCGTCGAAGCGCCCGCTGCCGGCGCAACGCCCCGGCAACGGATATGCGCTGAACAGGGCCGCACCCCGGGCCGGAATCTCGGAGGGCGGGTTCACCTGCCGGACGCCGCGGCAGTCCTCGGTGAGTCCCTGCAGGGTCTGGGTCACCTGAACCGTCGTGTTGCCCGGATTCACGACGTACGTGAACGACTCGATGGGCATCGACACGCGGTCCGACCAGCTCCAATACACGAGAGGAACGTGCCAGCGCCGGGCTGCGGAGGCGGCTGGAACGGCTTCGACGCTTGCGCTGATCATGCTGCCGCCGGTCTGCGCGAGGGTCCCTTGCACGGCCAACGGTACGGACGACCGCACGCGCGCCCAGCCACGGGTACCATCGCCCACAGCGACGCCTTCCGCGGGTGACGCGATGTCGATCGTCCGCACGGCGCCGGGCGCCAGCGCGAGCCGGGTCGTCACGACCGGGGCGCCGGGATCGCGGTCCATGTACCACTCGATGGCGATGTCGTCCGCCGCCTTGCTTCCGGGATTGAAGAGCGTCACCAGCCCACTCTGGTCGATGTAGCTGCGCACCCAGTAGCCCAGGACCAGATCCGACGACGCCGCCTCGACGGCATTGGCGGCGGCAACGCCCCACCTTGGCCCGTCCTCATACGTGACCAGTCCGAGTCGGCCGCCGCTCCAACGCACCGTCGCGGCATGCCGGCCGCCGCCGACCGCCGGCTCCGCGCCGAGGCTGCGCCGCGTGCTCGCGAACGGTGCCAGGCCGGGCCAGGTCAAGGCCTGCGTCAATGCACCGTCCTCACGGACGAGATCGATGGTGACGTTGGCACCGCGATCTGGATCCAAGTTGGCCAGCCAGAGGGTACTCGTCGCATCATCGACGCTGGACTGCGACGTACGGGCGTCAGATGCGGCGGTTGTCGTGGACGGCGCTGTGTCCGACCAGTCGTGAACGGTCAGCGACAGGGCGGCGAGGCCCAGTGCGGCGACGCGGGCGCGGCGAGGCATCCATCGTCCGATCGGTCGAACGGTCATCGAATGCTCCTCCGGTCGGTGGCTCGTCAGTCGCCCGGTACCCGCCCCTTCCCCAACGCCTCCGCCAACACCTCCGCCACGTCCATCACCTTCACGCCGTCCGCCGACTCGCCCACCCCCCCGCGCGCGCTGTCGAGCATCGTCAGGCAGAACGGGCACGCGACGGCCACGCGGTCGGCGCCGCTGGCGACGATCTCCTCGAGGCGGATGACGTTCACGCCCTTCTGCGCATACCCCTCGAACCACATCTGCCCGCCGCCGCCGCCGCAGCACAGCCCACTCTCCTTGGACCGCGGCAGCTCGACGATGTCGACGCCCGCGGCGGCCAGCGAGGCGCGCGGGGCGTCATATTCGCCGTTGTAGCGGCCGAGGTAGCAGCTGTCGTGGAAGGCGACGCTCTGACGGACGGCCTCGGGGATCTGCAGTCGACCGTCGTTCAGCAACTCCTCGAGCAGCTGCGAGTGGTGGATGACCTCGAAGTCGCCGTCGAACTGCGGGAACTCGTTCTTGATCGTGTTGAAGCAGTGCGGGCAGTGGCAGACGACGCGGTCGAAGGTGTACTTCTTCATGTTCAGGACGTTCGCGTTCGTCGCCGTTTGGTAGAGGTACTCCTCGCCGAGGCGCCGCGCGCTCTCGCACGTGCAGCTCTCTTCGGCCATGATCGCGAACTTGAGCCCTGCGGCGTGCATGAGCTGCGCCAGGCTCTGGGCGATTCGTTGGTTCCGCTTGTCGTAACTGCCCGAGCACCCGACCCAGTAGAGCGCGTCGTAATGCTCGCCCGGCTGGGCGATCGGCACCGGCACGCCGGCGCCTTGGGTCCACTTCGTGCGGTCCTCGGGCGAGTAGCCCCACGGGTTGCCGGCCGTGCTCATGTTCTTGGCCGTAACGGACGTCGTGCCCGGCAGCGCGCCTTCGGAGAGCGTCAGGTAGCGGCGCATGTCGATGAGGTCGTCGACGATCTCGATCTCGGCCGGGCAGACCTCGACGCACGCCATGCACGTCGTGCAGCTGAAGAGGACGTCGGGCGCGATGAGCTGGCCCTCGCCGACGACGATCGGCGCCTCGCCCGCGGGCATCGCCGGCGCGTCGAGCTCGGCGCGCAGCGCGTCGCCCAGCGTCAGGATCACGTTCTTCGGGTTCAGCGGCGTCCCGGCCAGAAAGGCCGGGCAGACCGTCTCGCACCGCCCGCACCGCACGCACGCATCGAACCCCAGGCGCTGCTTCCACGTGAACTCGCCCAGCTTGCCGACCCCGAAGAACTCGGCCGTCTCGAGGTCGATCGGCTGGAGCGCGGCGCCGGCGGCGATGCCGATGCCGATCGGCCGCATGACAAGGTTCGCCGACGTCGAAAAGATGTGGACGGCGTTCGAGAAGGGCAGGAGGGCGATGAAGCCGAGCGAGATCACGGCGTGGCCGAGCCACAGCCACAGGTGCAGCGACGTCGCGAGCCCGACGGACTCCCCGCCGAGGCCGAGCGCCAGGAAGCCCTTGGACAGCGCGTAGCCGCCCCACGACCAGACGCCGTGCGGCACCGGCGCGAACGCCAGGCGCAAGCCCTCGACAAGGAAGCCCGTCACGTCGATGAGGAGGAGGCTCCAGATCACGAAGTCCCACTGCGCCAGGACGTGGTGCGGCTTGGCGACGTACCGCCGCCACATCGCGATGCCCAGCCCGATGAGGAGCGCCACGCCGGCGGCGTCGAGGACGGCTTCGTAGACCAGGTAGAACGGGCCGTGCAGGAAGCGCAGCGGCGAAAGCTCGACGCCCGCGCCGTTCGGATCGACGAAGTTCGCCAGCCCGGGGACCTTGCTCAGCACGAGCGGCAGGTCGAAGTCGATCGTCGCCAGCACCGTGCCGATGAACAGGAGAGAGAAGCCGTAGAAGATCCCGCTGTGGAAGATCGCCGGCAGCGTCCGGCGCACCGTTCGACGCTGGCCGATCACGTGGGTCATGAACGTGCCCAGCCGCGCCCGCCAGTCGCCCGAGTTGCGCTTCGGCGCCGGTTGGCCGGCGCGCCACAAGCGGTAGTGGCGCCAGATGCCGTAGGCAAAGATCCCGATCGCGACCGCGCTGCCGAGGTAGAGGAACGTTTCGGCCCACGGCGGCACGTTGCAGAACGTCGGCCGGAGCGGGCCGTGCGGCTGGAGGCAGACGCTCTCGACGTTGCTCCACGGGTTCATGGCGCCGTCCCCGCGGGCGTCGAGGTGACCGACGGAGTGGCAGTGCCGAGCTCAGGCGGCAGACCCGCCGGTGCGTCCGGCCGCCGCTGGTCGAACGCGTCGGCGGCGCGCGCGACGCGCACGATGCCGCCGCTGACGAGCGCCGCCACGAGTCCGAGTACCGCCACCGTCAGCGCAAAGCTCGCCCCGCTGCCGACCTCGGGCACGGTGTCGCCGTCGGACACGGTGTTGCCCTTGGGCTCGACCATGTACATCCAGCCGATCGGCCGCAGGTAGTAGAACGCCGAAAGCGCCGTGTTCAACACGAGCACGACCGCCAGCCACGTCCAGCCGCCGTCGACGGCCGACTGGAAGATCATCCACTTGCCGAGGAATCCGGCCATCGGCGGCAGACCGACGAGCGACATCAAACAGATCGTCATCGTCGCGGCCAGCCAGGGCTGGGTGCGGCCGAGGCCCGCCAGGTCCGCCAGCGTCGTCGCGTCGCGCGGACCAGGGGCAGGGCGATCGGCGGCCGGGCCGCCGCGTCCGGGATCGTCGTCCGCGCCACCGCTGCCCTGCCCGTCGAGCAGCGCCAGCACGCCGAACGCACCGAGCTTGGCCAGACCGTACGCCAGCAGGTAGTACAGCGCCGCCGCCACGCCGCCCGTCGTCGCCGCCACGAGCGCGACGAGGACGTAGCCCGCCTGGGCGATCGCGCTGAACGCGAGCATCCGCTTGACGTCCGCCTGGACGATCGCCGCCAGATTGCCGACGACCATCGTGACGACGGCCAGCGCGGCCACCGCCGGCAGCCACGTCGCGGAGAGGCCGCCGAACGCCGTCCAGAGCACACGGATCAGCGCCACCGTCGCCGCCGTCTTCGTGGCGGCCGCCATGAAGCCGGTGATCGGCGTCGGCGCGCCCTGGTAGACATCGGGCGCCCATTGGTGGAACGGCACGAGCGCCATCTTGAAGCCAAGGCCGACGAGGAGGAGCGTGAGGCCCGCCAGTCCGACGCTCAGCTGGCCCGCGCTTCCACCGCCGTCAGGGTCGGCCAGTACCTGTCCGATCCGCGCCAGCTCGGTGCTGCCCGTCGCGCCGTACACGAGCGCGGTGCCGTACAGCAGGAAGCCGGCGGCCAACGAGCCGAGAACGAAGTACTTCAGCGCCGCTTCGTAGCCGGCGCGGTCGCCGGACCGGAAGGCGCACAGGACGTACAGCGCGATCGAGAACGCCTCGACGCCGAGGAAGATCATGATCAGGTCGGCTGCGGCGCCCAGCAGCAGCATGCCGGCGGCGGCGAACAGGACGACGGCCGTGTACTCGGCCTGACGCAGCCCGCGCCGCGCCACGTACGCCCCGCCCACCAGCACCGTGAACGCGGCCGCGACGAGGATGAGCAAGCCGCCGAACGCCGCCAGCGCGTCCTGTCGCACGAGCGCGGTGGCCGGCCCGCTGACCGCCGAAGCCGCGCCGCGGTAGATGGCCGACCCGTCGCCGCCTGAGCGCAACGAGAGCGTTTCAAGGAACGCCGCCCCACCAAGCCCGACGAGCGCGATGCCGTCGATCAGCCGTGCGTTCGTCCGGCGCCAGAGCGCTTCGACGAGCACGATCACGAGCGCGGCCATCACGACGGCCAGCGCCGGCAGCGCGACGAGCAGCTCGGGCAGGCTGGCAGGCGTCATGGCGGTCCGATCCGTCCTGTGGGGCGTGGCGCGGCGGCGGCGATTCTAACATTGCGCCCCGAGCGCGGCCAGTCCGCCCAGGGCGAACGCATGCGGCCGACGCCAGGGGCCGAGGCCCCCGGCGTCGCCTCCCGACGCACCTCGACGAGCACGCTCTCCGCCCCGACGGCCACCCGAAACCGCCCATCCCGCTGCCCCAGTTGCCGCACCGCGCAGCACCTGCCGGCGCTCAGCATCTCCATCGGCAACGTCGTGACCGTGGCCGTCTCGCCCGGCGCGGCCGGCAGGTCGAGCGTGCGGGACCGGCCGTCGGGGCTCCAGGCGATCACATGGCGGTCGAGGGCGCGCGGCACCTGGAAGGCCAACGCGACGATGTCGTCGTCGCGCAGGACGGAACCGCGGCCGTTCGTGAAGCGCCGGACCGTCGGCAGCGCGTACAGGGCCGGCTTGGGGGAGCGATCCGCGCGGATCAGGCCGCGTTGCCAGAACCCCGGCACCTGGCCCGGGAAGTCGCCCCAGGCGTACCAATAGACGCGTTCGACGTCGCCGGCGGCGAGGACGCGCGGCAGGAGCTGCGTGAGGTACGTCACCTGGCGGGCATCCAGCGCGTTGCTGCCCTCGTTCGTGCCGCGGTTCGTCTCCGTGATCCAGATCGGGACGCCGACGCCGTGCCGGCGGAGCGTGGCGCGGAAGCGATAGAACAGGTCGGGGCCGAGCGGCTCGGTCGGGAAGGCGGCCTGGACATCGGGGAACCAGTGGTAGCCGGCATAGTCGATGAAGCTGCCGCCGCCCAGCTCGAGGAACCGGTCGAGGAAGTCCATGTGGAACCGCTCCTCGACGTCGGCATACGCCAGGTTGCCGAACGTCACGCGCGTGCCGGGCGCGGCGCGCTTGACCTCTTCGTGGGCCACCCGCAGGAAATCGACGTACTCCGCCACGCGGTTGCCCCAGCAGCCGCCGGTCTGCGCCGCCGGCTCGTCGCCGCCCCAGTCCGGCGGCCGCTTCCGGTCGTCCGCCGTCACGGTCGTCTTGCCGTCGATCTCGTTGCCGATCTCCCAGGCGGCGATCCGATAGGGCGCCGCGCGGTAGCGCTCCGCCGCGGCGCGCACGAACGACCGCCACTCGTCGGCCATCTCCGGCGTGGTGTAGCCGAAGCCGCAGCCGTAGACCATCGCCCACTTCGGGTAGGCGACGATGCTCACGACGACGTCCCGCCCGTCAGCCGAGTACGCTGCCAGCCGGTCGTCGTAGCGCGACCAGTCGAACCGATCGGGCGTCGTGTTCGTCGGTTCGACGTCCCGCCAGTACAGGTTCGTGCGCAGGCTGCCGATGCCGGCCGCGGCGAGGCGGGGCAGGTCGACGGACACGTCGAGGGCGTGCTCGGCGGCGTCGAACTCCATGCTGAACTGCGTGCCCCAGCCGCGCGGCGGTCCGGGCGCCCAGGCGTCGTTCCGGGCGGCGAACGGCAGAAAGGCCCTGTGCCGCTCCGGCGACGCCGGCATCGGTCCGTCCTCGGCACGCACGGCGCGCAGCCCGGGCACTCGGTCGTCGTCTCCGAACGAGGCGGCGACGACGGCGGCGGCAACGCCGGCGGCAACAAAGGTCGTGAAGGGGGTGGTGAACACGGTGCGGGCCAAGCCGGCGCGGGCCATCGGCGACTCCGGATCTGGGGGGCGGCGATGCGATCAGCCGTTGGGACACGGCATCGCCGCCCGGCGTTCCGCCGGCGCCGCCTATGCTTCCCGCATCACGTTTCGCAGGATGAACCCGACGTTCTCCGGCCGCTCCGCCAGTCGCCGCATGAAGTACGGGTACCACTGTTGGCCGTACGGAACGTACACCCGCATCCGGTACCCTTCGCCGGCCAGCTGACGCTGCAGATCGCGACGGATGCCGTAGAGCATCTGGAACTCGAACGCGTCGCGCGGCACACCGTGCTGCGCGGCGAAGGCCTTCGCGACGTCGATCATCGCCGGGTCGTGCGTCGCCACGGCGGCGTACGTGCCGTTCGCGCGTGCGTCGGCCGCCAGCAGGCGCGCAACGAGCGCGGCGTAGGCGGCGTCGACCTCGGCCTTGTCCTGGAACGCGATCTCGTCCGGCTCGAGGTAGGCGCCCTTCACGATCCTGACGTGCGCGCCCGCGGCGGCCAGCGCCTCGGCGTCGGCGGCCGTGCGATGCAGGTAGGACTGGATGACGATGCCGAGGTGCGGGAAATGCGTTCGTGCGGTATGGAAGATCCGCAGCGTGCGCGCCGTGTACGGCGAGCCCTCCATGTCGAT
Above is a window of Candidatus Avedoeria danica DNA encoding:
- a CDS encoding proline dehydrogenase family protein; this translates as MMRQALLALSRSKRLARFMTESPLAWTGARRFVAGRTVAEAVAAVQALNQEGLSATLDYLGENVATLAEAAASADAYIEAVDAIRAAGIHSGISLKLTAIGLDLGDDVAVEQLTRILERAATKSPPVFVRIDMEGSPYTARTLRIFHTARTHFPHLGIVIQSYLHRTAADAEALAAAGAHVRIVKGAYLEPDEIAFQDKAEVDAAYAALVARLLAADARANGTYAAVATHDPAMIDVAKAFAAQHGVPRDAFEFQMLYGIRRDLQRQLAGEGYRMRVYVPYGQQWYPYFMRRLAERPENVGFILRNVMREA
- a CDS encoding NADH-quinone oxidoreductase subunit N, which translates into the protein MTPASLPELLVALPALAVVMAALVIVLVEALWRRTNARLIDGIALVGLGGAAFLETLSLRSGGDGSAIYRGAASAVSGPATALVRQDALAAFGGLLILVAAAFTVLVGGAYVARRGLRQAEYTAVVLFAAAGMLLLGAAADLIMIFLGVEAFSIALYVLCAFRSGDRAGYEAALKYFVLGSLAAGFLLYGTALVYGATGSTELARIGQVLADPDGGGSAGQLSVGLAGLTLLLVGLGFKMALVPFHQWAPDVYQGAPTPITGFMAAATKTAATVALIRVLWTAFGGLSATWLPAVAALAVVTMVVGNLAAIVQADVKRMLAFSAIAQAGYVLVALVAATTGGVAAALYYLLAYGLAKLGAFGVLALLDGQGSGGADDDPGRGGPAADRPAPGPRDATTLADLAGLGRTQPWLAATMTICLMSLVGLPPMAGFLGKWMIFQSAVDGGWTWLAVVLVLNTALSAFYYLRPIGWMYMVEPKGNTVSDGDTVPEVGSGASFALTVAVLGLVAALVSGGIVRVARAADAFDQRRPDAPAGLPPELGTATPSVTSTPAGTAP
- a CDS encoding 4Fe-4S dicluster domain-containing protein; this encodes MNPWSNVESVCLQPHGPLRPTFCNVPPWAETFLYLGSAVAIGIFAYGIWRHYRLWRAGQPAPKRNSGDWRARLGTFMTHVIGQRRTVRRTLPAIFHSGIFYGFSLLFIGTVLATIDFDLPLVLSKVPGLANFVDPNGAGVELSPLRFLHGPFYLVYEAVLDAAGVALLIGLGIAMWRRYVAKPHHVLAQWDFVIWSLLLIDVTGFLVEGLRLAFAPVPHGVWSWGGYALSKGFLALGLGGESVGLATSLHLWLWLGHAVISLGFIALLPFSNAVHIFSTSANLVMRPIGIGIAAGAALQPIDLETAEFFGVGKLGEFTWKQRLGFDACVRCGRCETVCPAFLAGTPLNPKNVILTLGDALRAELDAPAMPAGEAPIVVGEGQLIAPDVLFSCTTCMACVEVCPAEIEIVDDLIDMRRYLTLSEGALPGTTSVTAKNMSTAGNPWGYSPEDRTKWTQGAGVPVPIAQPGEHYDALYWVGCSGSYDKRNQRIAQSLAQLMHAAGLKFAIMAEESCTCESARRLGEEYLYQTATNANVLNMKKYTFDRVVCHCPHCFNTIKNEFPQFDGDFEVIHHSQLLEELLNDGRLQIPEAVRQSVAFHDSCYLGRYNGEYDAPRASLAAAGVDIVELPRSKESGLCCGGGGGQMWFEGYAQKGVNVIRLEEIVASGADRVAVACPFCLTMLDSARGGVGESADGVKVMDVAEVLAEALGKGRVPGD